Genomic DNA from Borrelia puertoricensis:
CTGTCTTTGTCTTTGAAATAGACCTGCAAATAATCCATTATTACTATTATTTCTATGTGTTAAGCTGTTTAATGATGCAGTTGCATTTGATAGTGCATCTTGAAGTCCAACTAATGCTTCATCTTTATAAAAAAGAAAATTATGTGTCTCTATTCTCTTATCTATCTGTGTATAAATTTTCTCAAGTAGATAAATATTAAGTAAAAAACTTTCACTATAACATGGTATGTAACGTTTTAAGATATAATCATAATTATCAAAAATTATTACCCTACTCTTATGTATCTTAACTAAAGAGTAAGAAGTATTTCCTTCTTTTACTGTGTAAGTAATATACTGGTCATAAATGCCCGGGTCTTTAACTAAATTGAAATCTAGATATTTAAATCCAATGGGCAATTCAGAATTTACTTCTTCTTCTAATTCTGTCAGTTCATCACGAGTTAGAACTAAAATATATCCTGCACCATTAAATCTATAACTAATTATAAGATTTAAAAGAGCATCTTTAAGCTCTCTTTTAAGTCTTGCTATCTCAGATTCACTAATATTATCTAAACTTTCAAGATGAATACCATTCTTCAGTGCATCCTCAGCAGGATTCTCTATATAGTTCCTAAAAACAAGCGAATATTTATATAATTCCAAAGGACAGATCTTATTTGATCGTTTCTTTATTTCATCAAAATAATACAAATTTGTTCCT
This window encodes:
- a CDS encoding anti-CBASS protein Acb1 family protein, which produces MQTENKGTNLYYFDEIKKRSNKICPLELYKYSLVFRNYIENPAEDALKNGIHLESLDNISESEIARLKRELKDALLNLIISYRFNGAGYILVLTRDELTELEEEVNSELPIGFKYLDFNLVKDPGIYDQYITYTVKEGNTSYSLVKIHKSRVIIFDNYDYILKRYIPCYSESFLLNIYLLEKIYTQIDKRIETHNFLFYKDEALVGLQDALSNATASLNSLTHRNNSNNGLFAGLFQRQRQDNNSISDLKSINDSLSREIERLKSSLNNEGIFYTSTTDASLEVIKYDLTYLKEALALVKAKIGADTKEPLTRSFNEQTKGLGNDGKGDRSNYYDFLKGIQEAVEIAVNIKLSRYFGLEMKFNSLVMLSEEERVDKDLKLIEFFGKYSELINKNILSKDEISKLKEKLFSI